One part of the Atribacterota bacterium genome encodes these proteins:
- a CDS encoding sigma factor-like helix-turn-helix DNA-binding protein gives MNYHDLENHLLNIVIEECLSKLAWQERKIILLYYWCGYRDAEIGNMLGKSQQIINYRRNQALKKIKQTYLKGFLPPEQS, from the coding sequence ATGAATTATCATGACTTAGAAAATCACTTACTAAATATTGTTATTGAGGAATGCTTAAGTAAGCTTGCTTGGCAGGAACGGAAGATTATTTTGCTCTATTACTGGTGTGGGTATCGAGATGCGGAAATTGGAAATATGCTGGGTAAATCCCAGCAAATAATTAACTACAGGCGTAACCAGGCTTTAAAAAAGATTAAACAAACATACTTAAAGGGATTCCTTCCTCCTGAACAATCTTAA